In Nocardioides palaemonis, a single genomic region encodes these proteins:
- a CDS encoding sulfotransferase family protein, translated as MSSRRIVFVVGSGRSGTSTMAGTLRTLGLHVPQPEVVADATNPKGFGEPRWVVDLHAELLQRSNVQVSDARPRAWLDTGTTSGDHATRERVTAWLEEQFAISDELVVKDPRAAWFLGLWRAAADRCGATSSYVTMLRPVTEVVGSKQAYYGQMGAGSDQGAITRTAAWVNMMLHTERATRDQQRAFVHYGALLDDWTQPVFALGEAFDLAGVKTAMAVDIADVHRFIDPSLRRVTATWDDIGVPDRLRELADATWQALEDVAADDTDEARRRCDELRTAYAAQYAEAEAFAHSTVVAQRRTAAAEARRQAAAEAAPARSGADRVPHAVRAMVPPAARQKLRRAMGRERPS; from the coding sequence ATGAGCAGCCGCCGCATCGTGTTCGTCGTCGGCTCGGGCCGCAGTGGCACGAGCACCATGGCCGGCACGCTGCGCACGCTCGGCCTGCACGTCCCGCAGCCCGAGGTCGTCGCCGACGCCACCAACCCCAAGGGGTTCGGGGAGCCGCGCTGGGTGGTCGACCTGCACGCCGAGCTGCTCCAGCGCAGCAACGTGCAGGTCTCCGACGCCCGCCCGCGCGCCTGGCTCGACACCGGCACCACGAGCGGCGACCACGCCACCCGCGAGCGGGTGACCGCCTGGCTGGAGGAGCAGTTCGCGATCAGCGACGAGCTGGTCGTCAAGGACCCGCGCGCCGCGTGGTTCCTCGGCCTGTGGCGCGCGGCGGCCGACCGCTGCGGTGCCACGTCGTCCTACGTCACGATGCTGCGCCCGGTCACCGAGGTGGTCGGCTCCAAGCAGGCCTACTACGGGCAGATGGGTGCCGGGTCCGACCAGGGCGCCATCACCCGCACCGCCGCGTGGGTCAACATGATGCTCCACACCGAGCGGGCCACCCGCGACCAGCAGCGCGCGTTCGTCCACTACGGCGCGCTGCTCGACGACTGGACCCAGCCGGTGTTCGCGCTGGGGGAGGCGTTCGACCTCGCCGGTGTGAAGACCGCGATGGCCGTCGACATCGCCGATGTCCACCGCTTCATCGATCCCAGCCTGCGCCGGGTCACCGCGACCTGGGACGACATCGGCGTCCCCGACCGGCTGCGCGAGCTCGCCGACGCCACGTGGCAGGCGCTCGAGGACGTCGCCGCCGACGACACCGACGAGGCCCGCCGCCGCTGCGACGAGCTGCGCACGGCCTATGCCGCGCAGTACGCCGAGGCCGAGGCGTTCGCCCACTCCACCGTCGTCGCCCAGCGCCGCACCGCCGCCGCCGAGGCCCGGCGCCAGGCCGCGGCCGAGGCTGCTCCGGCGCGCTCCGGCGCCGACCGGGTGCCGCACGCCGTCCGGGCGATGGTGCCGCCGGCGGCACGCCAGAAGCTGCGCCGGGCGATGGGTCGGGAGCGACCCTCCTGA
- a CDS encoding glycosyltransferase family 2 protein: MARQPVVRHNDWGTLTPATLGAWEPTLAVTVVVPTFNYQHTLPYVLAGLAAQSYPSHLLEVLVVDDQSSPAQELPEVRPDNTRILRVEEGWGRANACHLGALAADGDVLHWYDADMLAYREEVEAHARWHHLVDYAVPGGHKRFVDPTTLLEVDPAVVRDRVAAGEAVDLFPGQEHEPHQWVEDYWAKTDDLRTAGPRAQRYHIGMTGSVTKALYLDSDGFDRTLRLGEDMHLGHSLAQAGGVFVVDREARSWHLGRSQVLRRAEQVNRYNDPYLADLVPTMRPKRSKRGRAYQVPYLEVVLEAGPADETIHLVDSLLDGDVPDLRVTVVGPWSSVHEDRVQPVEDPVLETRLVHRSYLYEPRVRLVEQAPATSDAEFLLTLPDVSMAPLPATLAALLDDLERTHHGARLLTYGSGAVARLERTAALARVARLAGDGDDREALLDESFGVKTYDATSVGWVPVADRVVERFTLGARPPMDPDKSENRLHKALRKAEEGAAVHPLPEPDQQASGSASDASAGTEKRGLFGRRR, from the coding sequence ATGGCCCGGCAACCGGTGGTGCGCCACAACGACTGGGGCACGCTGACGCCCGCGACGCTCGGCGCGTGGGAGCCCACGCTCGCCGTCACCGTCGTGGTGCCGACCTTCAACTACCAGCACACGCTGCCCTACGTCCTCGCCGGCCTCGCCGCGCAGTCGTACCCCTCCCACCTGCTCGAGGTGCTCGTCGTCGACGACCAGAGCAGCCCCGCGCAGGAGCTGCCCGAGGTGCGCCCCGACAACACCCGGATCCTGCGCGTCGAGGAGGGCTGGGGGCGTGCCAACGCCTGCCACCTCGGGGCGCTGGCCGCCGACGGCGACGTGCTGCACTGGTACGACGCCGACATGCTGGCCTACCGCGAGGAGGTCGAGGCGCACGCCCGCTGGCACCACCTCGTCGACTACGCGGTGCCGGGCGGCCACAAGCGCTTCGTCGACCCGACCACGCTGCTCGAGGTCGACCCCGCCGTCGTGCGCGACCGGGTGGCCGCCGGCGAGGCCGTCGACCTGTTCCCCGGCCAGGAGCACGAGCCGCACCAGTGGGTCGAGGACTACTGGGCCAAGACCGACGACCTGCGCACCGCCGGGCCGCGCGCCCAGCGCTACCACATCGGCATGACCGGCTCGGTGACGAAGGCGCTCTACCTCGACTCCGACGGCTTCGACCGCACGCTGCGCCTCGGCGAGGACATGCACCTCGGCCACTCGCTCGCGCAGGCCGGCGGCGTCTTCGTCGTCGACCGCGAGGCGCGCAGCTGGCACCTCGGGCGCTCGCAGGTGCTGCGTCGCGCCGAGCAGGTCAACCGCTACAACGACCCCTACCTCGCCGACCTCGTGCCGACCATGCGGCCCAAGCGCAGCAAGCGCGGCCGTGCCTACCAGGTGCCCTACCTCGAGGTCGTGCTCGAGGCCGGTCCCGCCGACGAGACGATCCACCTCGTCGACTCGTTGCTCGACGGCGACGTGCCCGACCTCCGGGTCACCGTCGTCGGGCCGTGGTCGAGCGTGCACGAGGACCGCGTCCAGCCGGTCGAGGACCCGGTGCTGGAGACCCGGCTGGTGCACCGGTCCTACCTCTACGAGCCGCGGGTGCGGCTGGTCGAGCAGGCGCCTGCCACCTCCGACGCAGAGTTCCTGCTGACGCTCCCCGATGTCTCGATGGCGCCGCTGCCGGCCACGCTCGCGGCGCTGCTCGACGACCTCGAGCGCACCCACCACGGCGCCCGCCTGCTGACGTACGGCTCGGGTGCCGTCGCGCGCCTCGAGCGCACCGCCGCCCTCGCGCGGGTCGCCCGGCTCGCCGGTGACGGTGACGACCGCGAGGCCCTGCTCGACGAGTCGTTCGGGGTGAAGACCTACGACGCCACGTCCGTCGGCTGGGTGCCCGTTGCCGACCGCGTGGTCGAGCGATTCACCCTCGGCGCCCGCCCGCCGATGGACCCCGACAAGTCGGAGAACCGGCTGCACAAGGCCCTGCGGAAGGCCGAGGAGGGCGCCGCCGTCCACCCGCTCCCCGAGCCGGACCAGCAGGCATCCGGGTCCGCGTCCGATGCGTCGGCGGGCACGGAGAAGCGCGGGCTCTTCGGCCGCCGACGGTAG
- a CDS encoding FAD-binding oxidoreductase codes for MTPETMTVEMHPQRWGDPAAAADLPDSARGLVELAFGRQDTPAVDGATPPPVALDDALLDDLRRVVGAEHVLTDDATRTLRTRGKSTPDLLRARAGDLSDAPDAVVRPGGHDDVVAVLAWATAHHVAVVPFGGGTCVTGGLAARRDGFAGLVSLDLLRMKGLLAVDEVSMTATLQPGLRGPEAEALLAAHGLTLGHYPQSWEHASIGGFAATRSSGQSSAGYGRFDAMVVGLTAATPTGSLDLGSAPASAAGPDLRQLLLGSEGAFGVITSVTVRVRRAPAVTAYEAWRWPSFGAGSDAMRVLAQEGLLPTVLRLSDEDETAINLADPGSIGGAEDPGCLMVTGYEGTADQVASRRAAVTERLTALGGTPLGTEAGERWAHGRFHAPYLRDALLDHGVLVETMETATFWSNRERLHAEVRAALRGALGEGSLVLCHVSHVYETGCSLYFTVAARQGDDPLGRWAAAKAAASDAIIAAGATITHHHAVGTDHLPWFAREVGEVGIRVLRAVKAELDPAGILNPGVLVG; via the coding sequence ATGACGCCCGAGACGATGACCGTCGAGATGCACCCGCAGCGCTGGGGTGACCCCGCCGCCGCCGCGGACCTGCCCGACTCCGCCCGCGGGCTGGTGGAGCTCGCCTTCGGTCGGCAGGACACCCCCGCGGTCGACGGCGCGACGCCGCCGCCGGTCGCCCTGGACGACGCCCTGCTCGACGACCTCCGTCGGGTGGTGGGCGCGGAGCACGTGCTCACCGACGACGCCACCCGGACCCTGCGCACCCGCGGCAAGTCGACCCCCGACCTGCTGCGCGCACGGGCCGGCGACCTGTCCGACGCCCCCGACGCCGTGGTCCGGCCGGGCGGCCACGACGACGTGGTCGCCGTGCTGGCGTGGGCCACCGCGCACCACGTCGCGGTGGTGCCCTTCGGTGGCGGCACGTGCGTGACCGGCGGGCTCGCTGCCCGGCGCGACGGCTTCGCCGGCCTGGTGAGCCTCGACCTGCTCCGGATGAAGGGGCTCCTCGCGGTCGACGAGGTGTCGATGACCGCCACCCTCCAGCCCGGCCTCCGGGGCCCCGAGGCCGAGGCGCTGCTCGCCGCCCACGGCCTGACCCTCGGGCACTACCCGCAGTCGTGGGAGCACGCCTCGATCGGCGGCTTCGCCGCCACCCGCTCCAGCGGCCAGTCCAGCGCCGGCTACGGCCGCTTCGACGCCATGGTCGTCGGCCTCACGGCCGCCACTCCGACCGGGTCGCTCGACCTCGGCTCGGCCCCGGCCAGCGCCGCCGGACCCGACCTGCGCCAGCTGCTGCTGGGCTCGGAGGGAGCCTTCGGCGTGATCACCTCGGTGACCGTCCGGGTGCGGCGTGCGCCGGCGGTGACGGCGTACGAGGCGTGGCGCTGGCCGTCGTTCGGCGCCGGCTCCGACGCGATGCGCGTCCTCGCCCAGGAGGGGTTGCTGCCGACCGTGCTGCGGCTCTCCGACGAGGACGAGACCGCGATCAACCTCGCCGACCCCGGCTCGATCGGAGGCGCGGAGGACCCGGGCTGCCTGATGGTCACCGGCTACGAGGGCACTGCCGACCAGGTCGCCTCGCGCCGCGCCGCGGTCACCGAGCGGCTCACCGCGCTCGGGGGCACCCCGCTCGGCACCGAGGCGGGGGAGCGGTGGGCGCACGGCCGGTTCCACGCGCCGTACCTCCGCGACGCGCTGCTCGACCACGGCGTCCTCGTCGAGACGATGGAGACCGCCACCTTCTGGTCGAACCGCGAGCGGCTGCACGCCGAGGTCCGGGCCGCGCTGCGCGGTGCGCTCGGCGAGGGGTCGCTGGTGCTGTGCCACGTCTCGCACGTCTACGAGACCGGGTGCTCGCTCTACTTCACCGTCGCGGCGCGCCAGGGCGACGACCCGCTGGGCAGGTGGGCGGCCGCGAAGGCCGCCGCCAGCGACGCGATCATCGCCGCCGGCGCCACGATCACCCACCACCACGCGGTCGGCACCGACCACCTCCCGTGGTTCGCCCGGGAGGTCGGCGAGGTCGGCATCCGCGTCCTGCGCGCGGTCAAGGCCGAGCTCGACCCGGCCGGGATCCTCAACCCGGGGGTGCTGGTGGGCTGA
- a CDS encoding glycosyltransferase family 2 protein produces MPDIASLEGLPDYDVTWPWTAGEPLEPGLTCVFRVRNEARNLPWVLPPILSAVQHVLLVDNGSDDGTADVARRVAAECGAADRITVFDYPHRVSRAGGEHLATPATSVHSLTHFYNWCFSHVRTTYSMKWDGDMVLTPEGAGILRDLAWQLQSTRAIVAMPRHPLTVVDESTGWLDLSLRFLEPWVYPMGPDFTFVKAFDWELREFPPGVERIVLQQGLVLEVKWLDADEYAHWRTEGVDFTNTRLYRKLREFEVDEAIRTGRAEELGGLVKVVAPPGVHVIDHVSRDWLWRQPRPLVQHSLPSSLKERVRP; encoded by the coding sequence ATGCCCGACATCGCCTCGCTCGAAGGACTGCCCGACTACGACGTCACCTGGCCCTGGACGGCCGGCGAGCCGCTCGAGCCCGGCCTGACCTGCGTGTTCCGGGTGCGCAACGAGGCGCGCAACCTGCCGTGGGTGCTGCCGCCGATCCTGTCCGCGGTCCAGCACGTCCTGCTCGTCGACAACGGCTCCGACGACGGCACCGCCGACGTCGCGCGCCGCGTGGCTGCCGAGTGCGGCGCCGCCGACCGGATCACCGTCTTCGACTACCCGCACCGCGTGTCGCGCGCCGGCGGCGAGCACCTCGCCACGCCGGCGACGAGCGTCCACTCGCTCACCCACTTCTACAACTGGTGCTTCTCCCACGTCCGCACCACGTACTCGATGAAGTGGGACGGCGACATGGTGCTGACCCCCGAGGGCGCCGGGATCCTGCGCGACCTCGCCTGGCAGCTCCAGTCGACCCGCGCGATCGTCGCGATGCCGCGCCACCCGCTCACGGTCGTCGACGAGTCCACCGGCTGGCTCGACCTGTCGCTGCGCTTCCTCGAGCCGTGGGTCTACCCGATGGGCCCGGATTTCACGTTCGTGAAGGCCTTCGACTGGGAGCTGCGCGAGTTCCCGCCCGGCGTCGAGCGGATCGTCCTCCAGCAGGGGCTCGTGCTCGAGGTGAAGTGGCTCGACGCCGACGAGTACGCCCACTGGCGCACCGAGGGCGTCGACTTCACCAACACCCGGCTCTACCGCAAGCTGCGCGAGTTCGAGGTCGACGAGGCGATCCGCACCGGCCGGGCCGAGGAGCTCGGCGGCCTCGTCAAGGTCGTCGCGCCGCCCGGCGTCCACGTCATCGACCACGTCAGCCGCGACTGGCTCTGGCGCCAGCCCCGACCGCTCGTGCAGCACTCGCTGCCCTCCTCGCTCAAGGAGCGCGTACGCCCGTGA
- a CDS encoding TetR/AcrR family transcriptional regulator has protein sequence MSSLRHTATGARDPRIDGYLDAARDCILDVGWRRTTLTEVARRAGVSRMTMYRAWPDMGSLLGDLMTREWVGIAAATRVAAKDTTTPGGIAAAALSTVRALRDNELFVRIVELDPDLMLPYLLARRGRSQEALIEILAAEIASGQATGAIHGGDPVLMARALMLAGQGFVFSALTMTDADIDVEQLDGQFLHLVASSLAPRS, from the coding sequence ATGTCGTCACTTCGTCACACCGCGACCGGCGCCCGCGACCCCCGCATCGACGGCTACCTCGACGCGGCACGCGACTGCATCCTCGACGTCGGCTGGCGTCGCACCACCCTCACCGAGGTGGCCCGGCGCGCGGGCGTCTCGCGGATGACGATGTACCGCGCCTGGCCCGACATGGGCTCGCTGCTGGGCGACCTGATGACCCGCGAGTGGGTCGGCATCGCCGCCGCGACCCGGGTGGCGGCGAAGGACACCACGACTCCCGGCGGGATCGCCGCGGCTGCCCTGAGCACGGTCCGCGCGCTGCGCGACAACGAGCTGTTCGTGCGGATCGTCGAGCTCGACCCCGACCTGATGCTCCCCTACCTGCTGGCCCGGCGCGGTCGCTCGCAGGAGGCGCTGATCGAGATCCTCGCCGCCGAGATCGCCAGCGGGCAGGCCACCGGCGCGATCCACGGGGGTGACCCGGTCCTCATGGCCCGGGCGCTGATGCTCGCCGGCCAGGGCTTCGTCTTCTCGGCGCTGACCATGACCGACGCCGACATCGACGTCGAGCAGCTCGACGGCCAGTTCCTGCACCTCGTCGCCTCGTCGCTGGCACCGCGGTCATGA
- a CDS encoding GH1 family beta-glucosidase, translating to MSSPADFPLLPPGFRFGTSTASYQIEGAAREGGRGPSIWDTFTAEPGRVADGSTGDVACDHYHRVDEDVALMQQLGTGGYRFSIAWPRVQPTGSGKVNAEGLAFYDRLVDTLLAHGQQPMATLYHWDLPQALEDDGGWLNRATVDRFADYAAIVGDKLADRVEHWVPVNEPNVASILGYGMGTHAPGKALLFDCLPAAHHLLMAHGRAAIELRRAGAQSIGCANNHAPIWPASDDPADVGMSKIFDALWNGTFLEPMLLGRYPVDLMPLFEEFMQDGDLATIRQPLDFYGVNYYNPMRIAAADEDSEIPFDFREVVGYPTTDFGWPIVPDALREWLVMFRARFRAALPPIIITESGASYAVGPDEHGVVDDQARIDYLRAHVNAVSEAIVRGVDVRGYYCWSLMDNFEWAEGYTQRFGLVHVDYETLVRTPKKSFQWYADLIKAQPQHL from the coding sequence GTGTCCTCCCCCGCAGACTTCCCCCTGCTGCCGCCCGGCTTCCGCTTCGGGACCAGCACGGCCAGCTACCAGATCGAGGGCGCCGCGCGCGAGGGCGGCCGGGGGCCGAGCATCTGGGACACCTTCACCGCCGAGCCCGGCCGGGTCGCCGACGGCAGCACCGGCGACGTGGCCTGCGACCACTACCACCGCGTCGACGAGGACGTGGCGCTCATGCAGCAGCTCGGCACCGGCGGCTACCGCTTCTCGATCGCGTGGCCCCGCGTCCAGCCGACCGGGAGCGGGAAGGTCAACGCCGAGGGCCTCGCGTTCTACGACCGCCTCGTCGACACCCTGCTCGCCCACGGCCAGCAGCCGATGGCCACGCTCTACCACTGGGACCTGCCGCAGGCCCTCGAGGACGACGGCGGCTGGCTGAACCGCGCGACCGTCGACCGCTTCGCCGACTACGCCGCGATCGTGGGCGACAAGCTCGCCGACCGCGTCGAGCACTGGGTGCCGGTCAACGAGCCCAACGTCGCCTCGATCCTCGGCTACGGCATGGGCACCCACGCCCCCGGCAAGGCGCTGCTCTTCGACTGCCTCCCGGCCGCCCACCACCTGCTGATGGCGCACGGCCGCGCGGCCATCGAGCTGCGCCGGGCGGGCGCGCAGTCGATCGGCTGCGCGAACAACCACGCGCCGATCTGGCCGGCGAGCGACGACCCGGCCGACGTCGGGATGAGCAAGATCTTCGACGCGCTGTGGAACGGCACCTTCCTCGAGCCGATGCTGCTCGGTCGCTACCCCGTCGACCTGATGCCCCTCTTCGAGGAGTTCATGCAGGACGGCGACCTCGCCACGATCCGCCAGCCGCTCGACTTCTATGGCGTCAACTACTACAACCCGATGCGGATCGCCGCCGCTGACGAGGACTCCGAGATCCCCTTCGACTTCCGGGAGGTCGTGGGCTACCCGACGACCGACTTCGGCTGGCCGATCGTGCCCGACGCGCTGCGCGAGTGGCTGGTCATGTTCCGCGCCCGCTTCCGCGCCGCGCTGCCGCCGATCATCATCACCGAGTCGGGCGCCAGCTATGCCGTCGGACCCGACGAGCACGGCGTCGTCGACGACCAGGCCCGCATCGACTACCTCCGCGCCCACGTCAACGCCGTCTCCGAGGCGATCGTCCGCGGCGTCGACGTCCGCGGCTACTACTGCTGGTCGTTGATGGACAACTTCGAGTGGGCCGAGGGCTACACCCAGCGCTTCGGCCTCGTCCACGTCGACTACGAGACCCTGGTGCGGACCCCGAAGAAGTCGTTCCAGTGGTACGCCGACCTGATCAAGGCGCAGCCCCAGCACCTGTGA
- a CDS encoding pirin family protein, protein MTADVRASATRPATREDGRVTRHSFSFGPHYDPGNLGFGPLVCHNDDLLDPGAGYPDHPHTGLEIVTWVLEGALVHTDSTGAPHVLETGRAQVLSAGSGIRHSEVADPASGRCRFVQAWLTPTTPGGDPSYVLGEAPPPGEGLVEVAGGDGLPIGTAGARLLVARLAAGSSAVLPDDPAQHVFAAAGGVRLDDLSLGAGDAVRITDEPGRRVTATEPTELLVWSFA, encoded by the coding sequence ATGACCGCCGACGTCCGCGCCTCCGCGACGCGGCCGGCGACGCGCGAGGACGGTCGAGTCACGCGGCACTCGTTCTCCTTCGGACCGCACTACGACCCCGGCAACCTCGGCTTCGGTCCCCTCGTCTGCCACAACGACGACCTGCTCGACCCCGGCGCCGGCTACCCCGACCACCCCCACACCGGGCTCGAGATCGTCACGTGGGTGCTCGAGGGCGCGCTCGTCCACACCGACTCCACGGGCGCGCCCCACGTCCTCGAGACCGGTCGGGCGCAGGTGCTGTCGGCCGGGTCGGGCATCCGGCACAGCGAGGTCGCCGACCCGGCGTCGGGACGCTGCCGCTTCGTGCAGGCCTGGCTCACGCCCACCACGCCCGGCGGCGACCCGTCGTACGTCCTGGGCGAGGCTCCGCCGCCCGGCGAGGGGCTGGTCGAGGTGGCCGGCGGCGACGGCCTGCCGATCGGCACCGCCGGCGCGCGGCTGCTCGTCGCCCGCCTCGCGGCCGGCTCCTCCGCCGTGCTGCCCGACGACCCCGCCCAGCACGTCTTCGCCGCCGCCGGCGGGGTCCGCCTCGACGACCTGTCGCTCGGCGCCGGTGACGCCGTACGGATCACCGACGAGCCCGGCCGTCGGGTGACCGCGACCGAGCCGACCGAGCTGCTGGTCTGGTCGTTCGCCTGA